From Vibrio artabrorum, a single genomic window includes:
- a CDS encoding DUF6701 domain-containing protein, which translates to MKYLSLIFALILVSFPAFADFSSSQCRALNSGSDFSVWFKLDPASAQDTIYATKRNSSSPAPMWTNDRRVRDAVIDDKETVSGDFYEVLLEYQADRNKSGWLTYHLWEGRSWRQVGVPQYADLSGLSAAIAVSGDGASDIQCGDIATPPPPPPSPEICDVTPNVVQSWGGDSRLKWTSSTPSIQIEGTYQASGQVGIGVDPTNPAGLKTQCDGKECIENSSLYVAEPNIVNLDLPTGQNVDAGWQVIDLGSGKYNTVSAGGSGTIHLTGDTYYIERLMVGASGKIVLSQNTHLYVNRFELTGAGEVVSNNFKLSIWAENYQGSQALVRVERPLNALIFSRDKVIVSGGNGLIHGRVTAKNIELRPDGKIIDDGQLCPVQPQPTDYQLSLTPNKDFSLLCENPEVTVTVTDKQGNPPSKQVAVNVTVPAGMSVMNVVEGSYNGGRSYLTNSSGLLTLQLDATSTGHFRVEAELESDSTENDAGDFLVSLYKFEARDVLAIAGEEAQFTFNVLACKNDAVTPVSGYQGDKDLSVSDFLLIQPTSAQGAVDGNLLVKGNSGGWSDTAITANFDHTAQATGSVIYNEAGRVSFKLSDPSFQCPTGYDCKDNEGGSWDTLEGIVNVDVRPWQFAICTNNNSDGNSDKGNAFVAAGEAFDVFAKPIRFTGDPSQLCNDRLVTRNYWLSDGAVSVTRTLDTPSNSGAVLGSLEPSNRLIQSTSEIVPADNGYKFKSLKYSEVGSFNFIATETGHFYSSILGGFSGSKSIGRFYPKYFIQGDPEWKVADQNDIAYLDQPYDSAVHQVYPMASGENDTDKALNNYRFFAPQLQVKFGVLKDSSIKNSLLLDTRSGTWSAAHRQWLLNDSAAVFKRVIGTDGVSIKDTPFNTSDANSTTTHFGLTLDGPDPVSFTDSEPVTNSAVFPIQPPARYGRMALDDIGGNSGRALTIPLRVEFWDGNQFVVNEDDNRSTFDGFNYCKQVIWHRAGSVTTSVSPSGSGKVNDGEDKVTAQQNTLSATSPREQVRLWLRMDASAPTANTGENPVVCSGSDQDQPWLRYNWRQLGDEDPSTVVTFGIYRGNDRVIYRGESGLTGR; encoded by the coding sequence ATGAAATATCTTAGTCTTATATTTGCGTTGATCTTGGTTTCTTTTCCCGCTTTTGCGGACTTTTCTTCCTCTCAATGTCGTGCCCTTAATTCTGGAAGTGATTTTTCGGTATGGTTTAAGTTGGATCCTGCATCAGCTCAAGACACCATCTACGCCACGAAAAGAAACAGTTCTAGCCCGGCTCCAATGTGGACGAATGATCGCCGTGTTAGAGATGCTGTGATCGATGACAAGGAAACGGTGAGCGGTGATTTCTATGAAGTTTTACTTGAGTATCAAGCTGATAGGAATAAGTCTGGGTGGTTAACTTACCACTTATGGGAAGGTCGTTCTTGGCGACAAGTCGGTGTACCGCAATATGCAGACCTTTCTGGGCTTTCTGCTGCCATTGCGGTTTCAGGGGATGGAGCCAGCGACATCCAATGTGGTGATATCGCAACACCACCGCCCCCACCGCCATCCCCCGAGATTTGTGATGTGACACCAAATGTCGTTCAATCTTGGGGGGGGGATAGCCGTTTAAAATGGACTTCTAGTACGCCCAGTATCCAGATAGAAGGTACTTACCAGGCCAGTGGTCAGGTGGGTATTGGGGTTGATCCTACTAATCCGGCAGGATTAAAAACACAGTGTGATGGAAAGGAGTGTATCGAGAATTCATCGTTATATGTAGCGGAGCCGAATATCGTTAATTTAGACTTGCCAACAGGTCAGAATGTGGATGCTGGTTGGCAAGTGATTGATTTGGGTAGTGGTAAGTACAATACAGTCTCAGCAGGCGGTTCTGGTACTATTCATTTGACGGGGGATACCTATTACATCGAACGCTTAATGGTTGGCGCAAGCGGTAAAATAGTCTTGTCTCAAAATACTCATCTCTATGTGAATCGTTTTGAATTGACGGGGGCTGGAGAGGTCGTTAGCAATAATTTCAAACTCTCTATATGGGCTGAAAACTATCAAGGGAGTCAGGCGTTAGTGCGTGTTGAACGACCTTTAAACGCACTCATTTTCAGTCGAGATAAGGTGATTGTCTCTGGTGGTAATGGCCTTATACACGGGCGTGTTACTGCGAAAAATATAGAATTACGACCAGATGGAAAAATCATTGATGATGGTCAACTGTGCCCTGTGCAACCCCAACCCACAGACTATCAATTGAGTTTGACCCCGAATAAGGATTTCTCATTATTGTGTGAAAACCCGGAAGTGACGGTGACTGTTACGGATAAGCAAGGGAATCCACCCTCGAAGCAGGTCGCGGTCAATGTAACGGTACCTGCCGGTATGTCGGTTATGAATGTTGTAGAAGGAAGTTACAACGGTGGTCGGTCCTATTTAACCAACTCGTCAGGACTATTAACCCTTCAATTGGATGCGACTTCGACTGGTCATTTTCGGGTTGAGGCTGAATTAGAATCCGACTCAACGGAAAACGATGCCGGTGATTTTTTAGTCTCTCTTTATAAATTTGAAGCGAGAGATGTGCTTGCTATTGCTGGAGAAGAGGCTCAATTTACTTTTAATGTCCTAGCTTGTAAGAATGATGCCGTCACTCCTGTATCAGGTTATCAAGGAGACAAAGACCTTAGCGTTTCGGACTTTTTATTGATTCAGCCGACTAGTGCGCAAGGGGCTGTTGATGGCAACTTACTCGTCAAAGGCAATAGTGGTGGTTGGAGCGATACAGCCATCACGGCTAATTTTGATCACACCGCTCAAGCGACAGGGTCTGTTATTTACAATGAAGCGGGGAGGGTGAGCTTTAAACTCTCAGATCCAAGTTTTCAATGTCCCACAGGGTATGATTGTAAAGATAACGAAGGTGGAAGTTGGGATACATTGGAAGGTATTGTCAATGTTGATGTCAGACCTTGGCAATTCGCGATTTGTACGAATAATAATTCGGATGGCAATAGTGATAAAGGCAATGCATTTGTTGCTGCCGGTGAAGCCTTTGACGTGTTTGCTAAACCCATTAGGTTTACGGGCGATCCTAGCCAGTTGTGTAACGATCGCTTAGTCACACGAAACTATTGGCTTTCTGATGGTGCGGTCAGTGTCACTCGCACCTTAGATACGCCAAGCAACAGTGGTGCCGTTCTGGGGAGTTTAGAACCAAGCAATCGACTCATTCAATCGACTTCTGAGATAGTACCAGCTGACAACGGTTATAAATTCAAAAGCTTAAAATATTCAGAAGTGGGTAGCTTTAATTTTATCGCGACTGAAACTGGGCACTTCTATAGCTCAATTTTAGGCGGCTTCTCTGGTAGTAAATCGATAGGACGCTTCTATCCTAAATATTTCATACAAGGTGATCCTGAGTGGAAGGTCGCGGATCAAAACGATATCGCGTATTTAGATCAGCCTTATGATTCAGCCGTTCATCAAGTGTATCCCATGGCCTCTGGTGAAAATGATACGGATAAAGCGCTCAATAATTACCGCTTCTTTGCTCCACAGCTGCAAGTAAAGTTTGGTGTGTTAAAGGACAGCAGTATAAAGAATAGCCTCTTGTTGGATACTCGCTCTGGAACCTGGTCTGCTGCTCATCGGCAATGGTTATTGAATGACAGTGCGGCGGTTTTTAAACGAGTCATAGGCACTGATGGCGTCAGCATTAAAGATACGCCTTTCAATACTTCGGATGCCAACTCGACAACGACTCACTTCGGTTTAACGCTTGATGGACCAGACCCGGTTTCATTTACTGATTCTGAACCGGTGACGAATTCGGCCGTGTTCCCAATCCAACCTCCTGCGCGATACGGTCGAATGGCGCTTGATGATATTGGTGGAAACTCTGGTCGAGCCTTAACGATCCCACTTCGAGTCGAGTTCTGGGATGGCAATCAGTTTGTTGTTAACGAAGACGATAATCGTAGTACCTTTGATGGCTTCAACTATTGTAAGCAAGTCATTTGGCATCGCGCGGGGTCTGTGACCACATCAGTTTCACCGAGTGGCAGTGGAAAGGTGAATGATGGTGAAGACAAAGTAACCGCGCAGCAAAATACGCTTTCTGCGACTTCTCCCCGTGAGCAAGTTCGTCTGTGGTTGAGAATGGATGCCTCTGCACCAACGGCTAATACTGGTGAAAACCCTGTTGTTTGTTCAGGTAGCGACCAAGATCAACCGTGGCTACGTTACAACTGGCGTCAGTTAGGTGATGAAGATCCATCAACCGTCGTCACATTCGGTATCTATCGGGGGAACGATCGCGTGATCTATCGGGGAGAAAGTGGCTTAACAGGCCGGTAA